Genomic DNA from Paenibacillus borealis:
CTGGGCTTCTCCCAGCTTGGGTCGGAGAGTACCTGGCGGGAGGCCAATACCGCTTCGATCCGGGAAGCCGCCGGGGAGGCGGGGATTACCCTCATCCTGAAGAACGCCGAACAAGATCAGCAGCAACAGTTCGATGCCATTCGTGGCTTTATCCGGAGCGATGTAGATGTCATAGCGATTGCCCCTGTGGTTCAGACCGGCTGGGAACCGATTCTTCTGGAAATCAGGCAGGCAGGGATTCCGGTGATTATTGTGGACCGTTCAGTCAACGTGGAGAACAGCTCGCTCTATGTCACTTTTATCGGTTCTGACTTTTATGAAGAAGGGGTAAAGGCAGCCAAATATGTGATTGATAAGATGCGCCATCATAGCGAGGCAATCCATATCGCAGAATTGCAGGGCACCGTAGGCTCGACGCCGTCGATTGACCGTGGGCGCGGGTTCCGGAAGATGCTCGGGGACAAGCAGAACCTCCGGATTACAATGACTGCCCCTGCAGATTTCACACAAAGCGGCGGCCGTGAGGTAATGAAGACTTTTTTGCAGCAGCCGAAGGAGAAGTGGCCCCGGGTGCTCTTTGCCCACAATGATGATATGGCTATTGGTGCGGTGGAGGCTATGAAGGAGGCCGGTATTGTACCGGGAAGCGATATTATAATAGTTTCAGTGGACGGCACACGGAGGGCATTTGAGCAGATGGCGGCGGGAAGTATTAATGCTGTTGTCGAATGCAATCCGATGCTGGGCCCCCTGCTGATGCAGGCAGTCAAAGAGATTATGGCTGGCCGGACGCTGCCCAAGCGAATGGTAACACCGGAGGACATTTACACGCAAGAACTGGCTGGTAGGGAGATAGAAAACCGCAAATATTGAAGAAGCAGCCGGGCGCTTTTGCTCCGGCTTTTTTTTTGCAGATAAAACGCAAAAAAAATTCAACTTTTCAAACAAAAAACTACATTGTTCCATGCTGGAATCTATATTAAGATGATCTCGGATAACAAATATTAGTAGATTTATCCAGATAATGCAAGGAAGGAGGAGCTGCCGGGCGATCGTTATTTGTGCGGCAGCCGATTGAGAGGGATTACAAATTAAACTTAATGGAGGTATGCCGATGTTTAAAAAGCTCTTGGTCATTGCAGTAACCCTTGTGTTATTCCTGAACGGTCTGCCCATGATGTCTGTGTCTGCTGCAAACAATGCCACGGCCAAGCAGCCGGGGAATTCCAATCCCCTGATGGATCACAAGCTGGGTGCCGATCCTTTCGCACTGACGTATAACGGAAGAGTCTATGTCTATATGTCCAGCGATGCTTACGTCTATAACAGCAACGGAACCGTGAAGGACAATGATTTCAGCGCCCTGAACAAAATCAATGTCATCTCCTCGGCGGATATGGTGAACTGGACAGATCACGGCGCCATCCCGGTGGCCGGAGCCAATAATGTCAACGGCAGCGCCGGCATTGCCAAATGGGCCTCTCTCTCCTGGGCGCCTTCGGCGGCGGTGAAAAAAATTAACGGCCAGGATAAATTTTTCCTGTATTTTGCAAACGGTGCATCAGGCATCGGCGTGTTAACGGCCAATTCTCCGATTGGCCCCTGGTCGGACCCGCTGGGCAAAGCGCTGGTGACAGGGACTACACCCGGCATGTCCGGCGTGACCTGGCTGTTTGATCCGGCTGTCCTGGTGGACGATGACGGCAGCGGATACCTGTATGCAGGCGGGGGTATCCCCAACACTTCGGACCCGGCATCCATAGCCAATCCCCGGACAGCACGCGTGCTGAAACTGGGTGCGGATATGACGAGTATTGTTGGAAGCGCATCCACCATTGATGCCCCCTATATGTTCGAGGATTCGGGCATTCATAAGTATGGAGGCAAATATTATTACTCGTACTGCTTCAATTTCTCCGGCACACACCCGGCTGCCTATCCGGCAGGTGAAATCGGGTACATGGTGAGCAACAGCCCGATGGGGCCTTTTACGTATACCGGACATTTCCTGAAGAATCCGTACACCTTCTTCGGAGTAGGCGGCAACAACCACCATGCGGTCTTTAACTTCAACAACCAATGGTATGTAGTCTACCATGCCCAGACCGTAGCGAAGGCTGTACTCGGCGACGGCAAAGGGTACCGCTCTCCGCATATCAATAAGCTTGTCCATAATGCGAACGGGAACATCCAGGAGGTTCAGGGAGACATGGCGGGCATTGCCCAGATTGCCAATCTGAATCCGTTCACCAGAGTCGAAGCCGAAACCATCGGCTGGAATGCAGGCATTGCTACTGAAGCTACTCAGGCTGCGGGCGGCCCTGTAAGCAATATGAATGTGACTAGCATTAACAATGGGGACTGGATTGCCGTAGGCAACGCGGATTTCGGTTCCGGAGCCACCAGCTTCAAGGCAAACGTAGCTTCCACCATCACAGGCGGCAAAATCGAAATTCGGCTGGATAGCGCAACCGGCCCATTGGTGGGTACACTTAATGTTCCTTCTACAGGAGGGGCACAAGCTTGGCAGGAGGTAGAGACTACTGTCAGCAATGCAACAGGAGTTCACAGGCTCTACCTGGTATTCACCGGATCAGGCTCCGGCAGCCTGTTTAATCTGGATTACTGGCAATTCTCCACGGGCACCACTGCTCCCGGAACCGGAAGCAAAGTGGAAGCAGAGGATATGACGCTCAGCGGCACTTATGCGGGCAAGATCACTTCTCCGTTCAGCGGGGTAACGTTGTACGGGAATGATGATGCTGCTGCGTTCAATCAGTATTTTGCCTATGGCAGCCATAATATCTCAGTCCGGGGGGCTTCCAGCAACTCCGCCGCAGCCAGGGTCGATTTGCAAATTGGCGGGGTGACCGTCGGCTCCTTCTACTTCAGCGGAACCACACCTACTGTGCAGACCTTGTCCAATGTGGCCCACGGCACCGGTAATCAGGAGGTTAAGCTGATCGTAACTACGGACAATGGAGCCTGGGATGCTTCTGTGGATTATATTGAATGGGGCTTATAATCGCCAAAGGAGATGGATTCAAATTGAAGAACCGTATTAAAAAGCTTGTAAGCGGGTTGGGCTTAACCGGCGTCTTACT
This window encodes:
- a CDS encoding ABC transporter substrate-binding protein, yielding MRTAKGCLVLLLLLLLGGCSGSGGNNTQALMMPHHSPAVNTGLLPPADRAMVKPIVLGFSQLGSESTWREANTASIREAAGEAGITLILKNAEQDQQQQFDAIRGFIRSDVDVIAIAPVVQTGWEPILLEIRQAGIPVIIVDRSVNVENSSLYVTFIGSDFYEEGVKAAKYVIDKMRHHSEAIHIAELQGTVGSTPSIDRGRGFRKMLGDKQNLRITMTAPADFTQSGGREVMKTFLQQPKEKWPRVLFAHNDDMAIGAVEAMKEAGIVPGSDIIIVSVDGTRRAFEQMAAGSINAVVECNPMLGPLLMQAVKEIMAGRTLPKRMVTPEDIYTQELAGREIENRKY
- a CDS encoding carbohydrate-binding protein yields the protein MFKKLLVIAVTLVLFLNGLPMMSVSAANNATAKQPGNSNPLMDHKLGADPFALTYNGRVYVYMSSDAYVYNSNGTVKDNDFSALNKINVISSADMVNWTDHGAIPVAGANNVNGSAGIAKWASLSWAPSAAVKKINGQDKFFLYFANGASGIGVLTANSPIGPWSDPLGKALVTGTTPGMSGVTWLFDPAVLVDDDGSGYLYAGGGIPNTSDPASIANPRTARVLKLGADMTSIVGSASTIDAPYMFEDSGIHKYGGKYYYSYCFNFSGTHPAAYPAGEIGYMVSNSPMGPFTYTGHFLKNPYTFFGVGGNNHHAVFNFNNQWYVVYHAQTVAKAVLGDGKGYRSPHINKLVHNANGNIQEVQGDMAGIAQIANLNPFTRVEAETIGWNAGIATEATQAAGGPVSNMNVTSINNGDWIAVGNADFGSGATSFKANVASTITGGKIEIRLDSATGPLVGTLNVPSTGGAQAWQEVETTVSNATGVHRLYLVFTGSGSGSLFNLDYWQFSTGTTAPGTGSKVEAEDMTLSGTYAGKITSPFSGVTLYGNDDAAAFNQYFAYGSHNISVRGASSNSAAARVDLQIGGVTVGSFYFSGTTPTVQTLSNVAHGTGNQEVKLIVTTDNGAWDASVDYIEWGL